CCACACTCGCCGCGCCGACCATCCTTCGCTTTCACGAGCTCGCCGAGAGTCGAGGTCCGCCCGCTTTCCGTCTACGAGGAGGTGTGCCCGTGAGTCTCGCCGATGAGCGGCTCGCGCACCTGTGTGACCGGCTGCGCCTGCCCGACGTCCCCGCGCTGTTGCCGGCACTCGCCGAGGAGGCGGCTGCCAAGGACCGGTCGTTTTGCGACTTCACCGAGTGTCTGCTCGCACGCCAGATGGAGGCGACCGATGCGAGAAGTTGCGAGACGATCGCGCGCCTGGCGGGCTTCCCGGCCAGAAAGACGCTTGCCGAGTTCGACTTCAGCTTCCAGCCATCCGTGAACCGCAAGCAGGTGACCGAGCTCTGCAGCTGCGCGTTCGTCGAGCGCGCTGAAAACGTCGTGCTCCTCGGTCCTCCCGGGGTGGGCAAGACCCACATCGCCATCGCGATCGGGCTTGAGGCCGCGCGGCGACGCATGCAAGTCAAGTTCACGACCGCGGCCAAGCTCATAGCCTCCCTCTCCGAGGCCCGCACCCACGACTCGTTCTCGAGGCGCCTGGCCGGGTTCACGCACCCGCGGCTGCTCATCATCGACGAGGTCGGCTTCTTGCCCCTGAAGCCGGCGGAGGCCGGGTTCTTGTTCGAGGTGGTGTGCAGGCGCTACGAGCACGCCTCGATCGTGCTCACCTCCAACAAGAGCTATGGCGAGTGGGGTGAGGTCTTCTCCGGTGACGCGGTGATCGCGAGCGCGATCCTCGACCGTCTTCTGCATCACTCGACGACGATCACGATCAAAGGTGAAAGCTACCGGCTGAAGGACCGGAGGAAGGCCGGGGCAGTGGGGATCGGCAAGG
The genomic region above belongs to Coriobacteriia bacterium and contains:
- the istB gene encoding IS21-like element helper ATPase IstB produces the protein MSLADERLAHLCDRLRLPDVPALLPALAEEAAAKDRSFCDFTECLLARQMEATDARSCETIARLAGFPARKTLAEFDFSFQPSVNRKQVTELCSCAFVERAENVVLLGPPGVGKTHIAIAIGLEAARRRMQVKFTTAAKLIASLSEARTHDSFSRRLAGFTHPRLLIIDEVGFLPLKPAEAGFLFEVVCRRYEHASIVLTSNKSYGEWGEVFSGDAVIASAILDRLLHHSTTITIKGESYRLKDRRKAGAVGIGK